GTCGTGGTGCTGGCCGCCCTGCTCACGAGGTTCCAGAAATGACTGAGACCATGACGCAACAGGCGGTGCTGTCCGCCAGTCACATCCGCAAGAGTTTCGGCAACGTGCATGCACTCAAGGACGCGTCCCTGACCATGCAGCCGGGCGAGGTCACCGCGCTGATCGGCGACAACGGCGCCGGGAAGTCGACGCTGGTGCGCTGCATCTGCGGCATCCACCTCGCCGACGCCGGGACCGTCGAGGTGCAGGGCCAGCCGGTCCGCTTCAGCAACCCGGAGCAGGCCCGCGACGCCGGTATCGAGACGGTGCACCAGAACCTGGCACTCGTCGAGGACCTGACGGTGTGGCAGAACCTGTTCCTCACCCGGGAGAAGACCCGCGGCATCGGCCCGTTGCAGCTGATGAACCGGCGGGCCATGGCCACTCAGGCGACGGAGATGATGTCCACCCTGGCGATCAACGTGCCGTCGGTGAAGTCGCGGGTGCGCCGACTGTCCGGCGGGCAGCGGCAGGCAGTCGCCATCGCCCGCGCTGCCGGCTGGGGGTCATCCATCGTCATCATGGACGAACCCACCGCCGCTCTCGGTGTGCAGGAGACCGCACGTGTGGAGGAACTCATCCACGACCTGAAGTCCCGGGGCATCTCCATCATGCTGATCAGCCACAACTTCGACCAGGTCCTACGCCTGTCCGATGCGGTGACGGTCATGCGCTCCGGGCGCACCGTCGCCACGCGGCGGGCGGCGGCCACCCATGGCGACGAACTGGTCGGCCTGGTCACCGGCGCGGTGCCCGCCGACCCCGAATTCCAGACCCCCTGAAAGGACCACCATGAACCCCCTGGGCCTGCACGCCCTAGTGTGGACCGGACAGTGGACCCCCGAGTCCGCCCGGTACGCCATCGAGAGCACCAAGCGGATCGGCTTCGACCTCATCGAGATCCCGATCCTGGAGCCCGAGCACTTCGACATCGGGATGACCCGGCAGCTGCTGGCCGACAACGACCTGCAGGCGGCCTGCTCCTTGGGTCTGTCGGAGGACACCGACGTGTCCAGCCCGGACCCGGTGATCGTCGCTCGCGGCCGGGACCGCCTGGCCGCAGCGGTGGACGTGGCTGCCGGCATCGGCGCCGGGAACCTGTGCGGTGTGCTGTACTCGCGGCTGGGCAAATACCCCGAGCCACTGAGTCCGGCCGGCCGGGAGAACGTCCTGGCCAGCATCGCGTGGCTGGGCGAGCGCACCGCGCAGGCCGGGTTGCCCACCTCGCTGGAGGTGGTGAACCGCTATGAGACGAACGTGGTCAACACGGTGGCCGACATGGTCGTGCTGCTCGACGAGGCAGGGGTGGATCTGGGCGTCCACCTCGACACCTACCACGCGAACATCGAGGAGAACGGGTTCTTCGAGCCGGTGACCGCTGCCGGCGACCGCCTGGGTTACGTGCACATCGGGGAGTCGCACCGCGGCTACCTGGGCACCGGCACCATCGACTTCGCGACGTTCTTCACAGCACTCAAGGCCAGCGGCTACTCCGGCCCGGTCACGTTCGAGTCCTTCTCGTCGGCCGTGGTGCACCCGGAACTGAGCAACTTGCTGGCCGTTTGGCGCAACCTGTGGGACGACAGCGAGGACCTCGCAACTCACGCCTACCAGTTCATGGCCGATCACTTGCGCTCATGAATGTGTTCCTCGGCATCGACCTGGGTACGTCCGGTCTCAAGGTGTCCGCTGTCCATGAGGACGGCGTGGTCGTCGCCGAGGCCGAGGCCGCGTACCAGGTCGAACACCCACTGCCGGGGCACGCGGAGATCGACCCGCAGGCCTGGACCCAGGCACTGCAGCAGACCCTCGGGCAACTGAGCCGGATCCGGTTCCGCAGTCTCGCGATCGCCGGGCAGATGCACGGACTCGTCCTCGTCGACGCCGAGGGCGCGCCCTGCCGGCCGGCGGTGCTGTGGCCGGACCGGCGGGCGGAGACGCAGTTGCCCGCCTGGCGTGCTCTGTCGGCGGACCAGCGGACCCGCTTGGCCAACCCGCTGACGCCGGGCATGGCTGGACCTATCCTCGGATGGATCCAGCAGCACGAGCCAGTGACTCTGCAAGCCGCGCAAGCGATGCTGCAGCCGAAGGACTACGTGCGTTCCGGGCTGGCCGGCGGTCTTGTGGGCGAGCGCAGCGACGCCTCGGCCACGCTGCTGTGGGACATCCCGGCGGACGCGTGGGCCGGCGACGTCGTCGAGGAGCTCGGTCTGCCCGGCCACCTGCTGCCGCAGGTGGTGCCCAGTCACGAGGTGGTGGGTACCGCTGACCTGCCAGGGGAGCCGGCGGTGGTCGCCGGGGCCGGTGACACCCCAGCCGCGCTGCTGGGCAGCGGCGGACTGGCGCCCGGTGAGGTCCAGGTCAATCTGGGGTCGGGCGCGCAGATCCTTGTCGGCATCGACTCCCCACATCCGATCGCCGACCCGGTCACCCACGTGTACGCCGACGCGGGCGAAGCCTGGTACGGCATGGTCGCGCTTCAGAACGGTGGCCTCGCCCTGAACCGGGTGCGCGAGTGGTTGCAGATGCCGTGGGACGAGCTGTTCGCCGCCGCCGGCGCGGTCGCCCCAGGGGCTGGCGGGGTCAGCGTGGTCCCCTACCTGAGCGGTGAGCGTGGCGGTGTGGCCTCGCCGACCAGTCGCGGCGCCTGGCTCGGGCTGACCGATGCCACCACCAGCGCCGACATCGCACGCGCCGCAGTCGAGGGGATGGTCTTCGCGATCCGGCAGGGGATCGACCTGCTCGGCGGTGCGCCCCGGCAGATCCGCGTGACCGGTGGTGGTGCCCGCAACCCACTGGTGCCGCAGATGCTGGCCGATGTCACAGGCGCGCAAGTGCACGTGTTCCCCGACCGCAGCGCGTCCGCCCTCGGTGCGGCCATGCTCGCCGCGGCCGGGGTGGGGGTGGTGGTCCCCTTGGTGCGCGAGGAACCGGTCAGCTTCGCCCCGCGCCGGGAACCCGCCCTCCGCGCGGCCTATCGCCGCTGGCACGACCGTCTGGCCGCCGCGGACCTGTAGCTCGCACCTCAGGGGCCGACCGCAACCCGCAGGCTGGCCCACCCCTCGCGCTCCAGAGGCTCGATGCCGGCGAGGAGGTCGGCGATGTCCGGCAGGCGGTCTGCGGCGTCGACGGTCTGACCCGCGGCGCTGAATGCCTCAGCCACCTGCTGCCAGGCGTCCCCGATGGGCTCGAATCCGGATCCGATCTGGGCCAGCCCGGGATCGCCCATGATTCCGGCGGCCTCGGCCAGGAAACGCCCGTACATGTACCGGAACATGCCGCCGCCGGTCCCCCCTGTGGAGTCAATGAGGATGAACGCCTCTACACACGCCCGCTGGATCTGCTCCGGGGTCAGCGCCTGCGGCCACTCGCGCACCCGTTTGGCGGCGGTGGCGATGCCGCGCACGCCCAGATTCGCGATGGGCGGCTCGAGCATTCCCCGCACGACCTCCCGGATCGCTGTGCGCGTCTCGTCAGTGGTCGGCGGGCGGGCTTCGGCGAAGTCCCACGTCCACCACACGTTGCGGGGCGGAAAGGGCTTGTAGGTTGAGCTCCGGGCCATTGCGATCTCGTCCAGGGACACCGGGTGCAGGTTCATGTCGCGGTCGGCGACCAGCACCTGCCTGTCGGCGTCCCACCCGCACACCACGACCACGTGCCCGCCGAAGTGGTACTCCTCAGGGAAGTCGAAGTAGGGCAGGAACCCCATGTCCACCCCGATCATCACGGGCGTTCCGCTCTGCAACACCCCGACCAGCGCCCTCTCGGCCTTACCCCGGCTCGACGTCGTGAACTCCTCGACGCTGACGCCGGTGCGACTGCCCGCGGTGCGGACAAGCCCCAACTCCCCGGGACGGCCGACGTTGGCGCGGCCGCCCAGGAACGGCGTCTGCCCCTTCATGTGCCAGTAGACGAAGCCGACTCCGGCTCCGAGGCCGAGCAGCAGATCCTCGCTGACCGGCTGGCCGTGGAAGTCGTAGATGTGGCGCATCGACCCTGTGACGCAGTGCAGCGTCTCGAAGGACCGGAAACCCGGAAAGGCGGTTGGCATGGCGATCAACTCCGCACACAGGCTACGCCTCCGGTGTGACGATGAGAGGGAAAGAGGAGCCACATGGATCCCATCGCCACAATGGTCACCAGCCCGGTCGATGACGGTCAGATCGAGGTGTTCAGTTCTGGCCGGGGCCCTGCGGTAACGCCGCGGCCGCGGTGGCAGTTCTGCCATGCCGGCGGACCTCGGCCTCCCAACCGTGATCGACGACCTCGCCGCGGTGATGCCGGATGCCGACGTAGAGTTGATCCCCAGACTCGGCCACGATGCCCTTGCCCAGAGCTCCGCGCCTCCTCGTGGACTCGCTGGTCCGGTTCCTTCGGTGAGTATTCCCCTCCCGGACCCGGTCGGAGTAGGGTCTGCCCATGCGCCGCCTGTTGCTGATGCTCCCGATCGCTGCCCTCGCCATCCTGTTCATGCCCGCCAGCGCCTCGGCCAAGCCGGTCGTCCATTGCGACAACGTGCGCGCCGACATCGGCAGTAAGACCTACGTCCTGGCCATCAAGGTGAAGGTCCGCGGGCTGCCGTGCTCCGCCACCAAAGCCTTCTGGAAGTCCTTCGCGACCGGCGAGACGGGCGATGCCACGACCGAGGACTTGCGCGTCGGCTGCAAGGACGGCTCCAAAGGGCAGCAGAAGGCGGCCGCCAAGCGGGGCCGGATGGCCTACTCATGCACCAGCAGCAACGGCAAGATCAACACGAAGGCGTGGGTCCTCGGGGGCTGATCCCACCGCCCTCCCGGGTAGCGCGTAACCCCCGCCCGGTCAACGCCGGAAAGCCCCGAACAACCCCCGCCGCCCCGCGGGTTCCTCGCACGCATCGCACTCCTGCGTCGTCACCTGCGGCACCGGCCCTGCCACTGGATCGGTCACCGCACGTTCCGCAGCCAACAGCGCCGCGCCATACGCGCCCATCAACTGCGGGCGCGAGGGCATGTGCACGTCCAGCCCGCTCTGCTCGGCAAGCAGTGCCACGATCGCGGAGTTGCGCGCCACCCCGCCGGACAGCAGCAGCGGCGGCACAAGCCCGACGCTGCGTGCCATCGCGAGGATGCGGGAAACCAGGCCCGCATGCAGACCCAACAGGATCCGGTCGACCGTCTCCCCGTGTGCGACCAGCGAGATGATCTCCGACTCGGCGAAGACCGTGCACGTGGAGGTGATCCGCACGGCGTCCGGCGCGGACAGTGCCGTCGGGCCGAGGTCGTCGAGCTCCACGCCGAGCCGCCCGGCCGTGTGCTCCAGGAACCGTCCGGTGCCCGCGGCGCACTTGTCGTTCATGGCGAAGTCGATGGGTGAACCGGTCGGACCGATGCGGATCACTTTGCTGTCCTGCCCGCCGATGTCGATCAGCGTCCCGGCCATCCCGGTGTCGGCGAAAACGCCCCGCGCGTGGCAGGTGATCTCCGTGATCGCGCGGTCGGCCGCGGGCACGAGTTTGCGCCCGTAGCCAGTGGCGAAGACCGGAACCTCCGCGCCCATCCCGCGATCCGTCCGGAACGCCGCCACCGTGTCCCGGGTCTGGTTCTCCACATGCGGTGACATGGCGGCCAGTGTCCACGCGACGATGCGGAGGTCGGCGTCCACGGCCACCGCCTTGCAGGTGGTGGACCCTGCGTCGATGCCCAGTGCGACGATCGGCACGTCCGATTCGACGACGAGGTCCACCTCGCTCACAACCCAGCCTCCATCATCTCCACGAACGCCTCGATGCGCCCCGCGGTCTGCTCGTCGGCCCAGACCCGGGCGTCGTTGTGGTCGGCTTCCAGCAGCATCGCGGGCACTCCGGCCTCGCTGACGATGCGGTCGCGTTCATCGAGTTGACCCAGCGAGTATGGCTTGCAGGACCGGTCGGAGTGCAGGATCACCCCGTCGAGGTCGAAGTCATCGATCATCCGCCGCATCCCGGCCAGCTTGTGCGCGGTGGACCGGTTGAGGATCGGATGAAGGTAGGTGCGCGCCGCGGAGGCCATCGCGTCGTCGGGATCGAACATGTCCGCCAGCTCGGCCCACGCGTAGGTGTAGTTGGAGGCCACAACGTTGACCCCGAGCGCGGCCAGGGACTTCGACAGCCGGCTGATCCGGTACCAGACCGGCAGGTTGTCCCACAGCACCCGGTGCCGCTCGTCCTTGATCGCCCCGACGCCGGCGGCGATCCGGTCGTCGAGTTCGGCCAGGACCTTGCGGTAGTACGCGGTGGTCTCCGGCTGCCCGCGCATCGCCACGATCGGCCCCATCAGCAGGAAGCCGTCGAACGCGGTCATCGGTGCTGGCCGGTGCTGGCTGCGGTCGAGGATCTCGCACCACAGCCGGGATGCGGCTTGCGCCTCCCGCGTGGTCCGCCGCAACGTCTGGTCGGTGAGGTCGTGGCCGGCCACCCGCTCGGCAACCGGCACCAGTTCCTCCTCGAGTTGCCGGCGCACGTACTCGACCTGGTGTTCGTGGGCCTGCTCGTACAGGAACGGGGTGTCGACGACCACCAGCGGCACGCCGAAGTGGTCGGCCAGCACCTCGTACCAGTACTTGACCGTCTGGCAGATGTTCGTGCAGCAGAGCAGCAGATCCGGCGGCGGCAACTTGCCGACCGGGGTGTTCCCGGTGGCGATGGAACCGAGGTCGGTGCGCACGTAGGAGCACAGGTCCTTGCTGTAGCCCTCGTCCTCTGCGGCCTGACACAATTCCGCGCCCATCTTGCGCGCCCCGCACAACGCGGCGTGGTTCTCGGGGTAGATCAGCACGTACCCCAGCGCCTGCAGTACCTCGGCCGGTGCGCCGGACGTGACCCATGCGACCTTGTGCACCCCGGGGGCGTACCGGGCTTTCAGGTAGTTCGCACTCATCAACTCCTTGACGTTGGCCAGTGTGCGCGGCGGCGGGTTCATCGGGGAGTCCGGCCCGGGCGGGTGACTGGCCATGGCCCGCTCGTCGCGCATCCGCTGCACGCGCAGCACGTTGCGTCCGACCAGGTCGTAAGCGATGGCCGACCGGATGCGCGGCATCGGCAGCGGCGTCTTCATCGCGCCACCTCCAGCGTCTCCACGAAGGCTTCGATCCGGCCCACGAGTTGGCCGTCCACGTCGCCACCGCCTTCGTGCTCGATGTACAGCAACGGCACATCCAGGCCCTTGCGCAGCGCCGGCAGGTAGAACTGCTCGGGTTCGCAGAAGGGCGGCGCGATTGCCAGCACCCCCCGCGCCCCGGAGTTGGTGACCAGATCGCGCACGCGGCGCACCCGGTCGGCGATGGGGTCGGCGCGGGTGGGGTCCACGGGTCCCTCCAGATATGCCTGCGCCAGGCGTCGCCACGGGTCTGCGCCGTCGGTGGCGGGCAGGATGCGCCGGCTGCCGGTGCTCAGGTCGTCGGTGGCGATGTACGCACCCGCGTCGTTGACGATGTCGAGCAGATCGGGCGGGTCGGCCATGATCCCGCTCAGCACGATGGGCAGGCCGGTCCGCGCCGCCTCACCTCGCGGCAGCCCCGCCACGAGTTCCACGAAGTCCTCGGGCAACAGGTACTCCCGGGTCCGCACGGCGGCGTAGAACTCCCGGTCGGTGAGGGCCGTCCGGTTGGCGTACAACTCGCGCATCGCGTGGTCGGCAGCGTCCTCCATCGCAAACGCCGCGGCCCAGTCCTGGGTCGACGGTTCGTGCCCCCCGGCCGCCACCAAGGAGTCTCCGAGTCGCTGGTATTCAGCCACCAGGTAGTCCGCATCCACGGGTCGCCGCGTGCGCGGGGCGTAGAGGGTCAGGACCGGTGGGCGGTCGGTCACGAAGTCACGCAACACCGAGCCGAGCCCCTGGAGGGCATCGCACCCGTGTGGCACCAGCACCGCGTCGACGGACCGGAAGCCGCCATCCAAGAGGAACGCGGCGCCCCGGGTGACGATCGAGCAGGCGTAGGCCTGGAAGTGCACTGCGCCCGTATCCGTACCGGCAGCGGGCGCCCACACCTCCATCGGGTGGAACCCGTGCGCGCGGATCAGGGCCCGCGGGTAGTGGTAGGGAAGCGCCGCGAGGACCCGCAAGCCCTGGCCGCGGGCGCGCTCCAGCGTTTGCAGGCGGCTCGGAACGGTTGCCGTAGAGGTCATGTCGTCCTCCTCGAGGAGACCCTCACCTTCTGTTCTAGTACGCCCGCAGGATGGATGGGGGCTGAACGCCGGGACCTCACTGCGCGTGATCGAGGCCGGACGTGCCTACGATGCTCGCGTGCCCCGAATCGTGCTCACAGTCATCGGCGACGACCGCGCTGGTCTGGTGGCGGCTTTGTCGGAAGTCGTCTCCACCCACGATGGCAACTGGGAGCGCAGCCAGTTGGCCGAACTGGCAGGCAAGTTCGCCGGGATCGTTGTGGTGTCGGTGCCCGATGAGCGCGTCGAGGCCCTGACCGCAGCGGTGCGGGCGCTGGATGGACTACTCGATGTGTCCGCGTACCCCGCGTCCGGTCGCGCGGACAACAGGCCCGAGCAACTGCTCACCATCGACCTGCTGGGCAACGACCGGCCGGGGATCGTGCACGAGGTCTCTTCGGTGCTGCACCGGCACGAGCTCTCCATCGAGATGATGGAGACGCATACCCGTGAGGCGCCCATGGCCGGCGGACAGCTCTTCGAGGCGCACATCGTGGTCAAGGTCCCGGCGTCGGCCGAGCCGGAAGCACTACGGGCCGACCTCGAACGGCTGGCCACCGAACTGCTGGTGGACATTGCGCTGTCACCTGTCGAGTGACACGAACGCTGGCCAAGGCGCGGGAACCCCTGACAGGATGGGCGCCTGACGCACCACCGGGAGGCCCTGTCATGACGTTACGAAACCGCTTCAAGACCCTGCTGTGCGGTGCTGCTGCCGGCACCCTGATCGCCACGGCCGTGATCGCCGCCCCACTGCCTGCCCAAGCAGCGAAGGCGAAGAAGGGTGGGGAGCTCACGGTCATGACCCAGAACCTCTACCTCGGTGCCGACCTCTTCCCCGCCATCGAGGCGGCCTCCCAGGGCACCACGGCGTTCCTGCTGGCCGCGGCGAAGGTCTACCAGGAGGCCATGGCCTCGGACTTCCAGACCCGTGCTGCCGCGTTCGCCAGGACCGTCAAGGAGCAGGAGCCCGATCTCATCGGCCTGCAGGAGGTGACCAACTGGATCACGACCCGCAATTCCGAGGGTCCGGCCCTGCAGAGCCAGGACTTCTTGAAGATCGTCAAGAAGGCGCTGAAGGCCGAGGGACTGGCGTACAAGGTCGTCGGGATCTCCGACAACGCCAGCCTCGGGCCGTTCCCCTACATCGACCCCGCGTCGTCCTGTGGTGAGCCGTCCGGCCTGCTGCCCTCCGGGTGGCCGTGCACCATCTCCATGAAGGACCGCGACGTCATCCTCGTCAACACCGAGACCAAGGGCCTGACGTACACGAAGAAGTCCGTGAAGTCGGGCAAGTTCAAGGCCCAGCAGACCTATGTCATCGCCGGCCAGACGATCTCCTTCGGCCGTGGTTGGGTGTACGCCGACATGACCTACAAGGGTGCGAAATTCCGATTCGCGAACACTCACTTCGAGGTCGGCGGGGAGTCCGAAGCCATCCAGGAGAAGCAGGGCAAGGAGTTCGTCAAGCTGGTGCAGAAGGGAGCCGGGACGGTGGTGGCCACCGGCGACTTCAACACCGATGCCTACGGCAACTACTCCCCGAAGACCTACAAGATCCTCACGAAGTCGTACTTCACCGATTCGTGGAAGCGCAAGCGTGACGGCAAGGGCTTGAGCTGCTGCCAGAGCGCGGACCTCTCCAACCCTGTCAGTGAGAACGACACCCGCATCGACCTGGTACTGACCCACGGCAAGGCCAAGGGCAAGGGGAGCGTGAACACCAACATCAGTCTGTTCCGCGCCACCCCTGCCCCGCTGTGGGAGTCCGACCACGCAGGGGTGGTGGCCCGGTTGAAGGTGTCCTGACTTCTTTACCTACGCTTGCGTAAGTTACGCTTGCGTAGGTAAGGAGGGAAGAATGACGAAGACCGTCATCCTGCACGGCGATGACCTCGCCTACGAGTTCCACGCGGGCACGGGTATCCCCCTGCTGCTCGTCCACGGCGTCGGCTCGTCGACCGGTACCTGGGCCGATCTCATCGTGCGGTTGCGCGACGCGGGCCGGACCGTAGTGGCCGTGGACCTGCTCGGTCACGGGGAGTCCGGCCATGGCAATGGTGACTTCAGCCTCGGATCGAACGCCTCGCGCCTGCGGGACCTGCTGGATCACCTCGGCATCGCGCGGGTGCACCTCGTGGGCTATTCGCTGGGCGGTGGGGTGGCCATGCAGTTCCAGTACCAGTTCCCGCAGCGTGTGGAGTCCATGACGCTGGTCTCCAGCGGCGGCCTCGGTGCCGAGGTGAGCTTGGGCCTGCGCGCTGCCAGCCTGCCCGGGTCGGAGGTCGTCTTCCGGATGATCTCCAGCGAACATGGGCTCGCGTGGCTCCGGCGTGCCACGCGCGGGCTGGTGGCGACCGGGAGCATGAGCACCGGCATGGCCGACAAGACAGTGGAGAAACTGCAGCGGCTGCGCGAAGATGGCCGGCGCAAGGCGTTCCTGGCCACGGTGCGCAGCGTCGTCGGGCCGCAGGGTCAACTGGTGCGTGCCACAAGCCGGTTCGGTGCGGTGACCGATCCCTCGACGGTGCTCATCGTCTGGGGCGACGCCGATGCCACGTTGCCCATGTCGCACGGCCTGCAGGCGCACGAGTTGCTTCCGGGCAGCGGTTTCGTCGCCGTCCCCGGAGCCGGCCACCACCCGCACGTCGACGCGCCCGATCTGGTGGGTGAGTCGATCCTGCGCCATGTTCTGGAGGTGGAGGGTGGCTGAGTGGGCGTCGGCCGGCCGGATCGCCGGCCACGGTCTGGGAACGGTCGTGGATGTGGTCGCAGGGATGCACGATGCGATCGTGCAGCGGGTCGAGGAGACACTGCCGCCGGTTGCCGCCGAGGTGGCGGGACTGCACCGGGGACACGCGGCACGGGTCTACCAGCGGGTGGGGGCGGCGCACCGGCGAATTCCCGAGGTGCTCGGACAGATGGCGCCCGAGCGGGCTGAACCGGTCACCGGGTCTCGCGCCGGCCAGGTGGTGCTTCCCCTGGTCCACGGGCTGTGGGGCGACCATCTCGCGGGCGCCGATGAACCCCTGACGATCCGCATGGCCGTGCGCCGGGATGGCCGTGACGTGCGCGACATTGCCGGTGCCTTCCCGGAGGCCAGCGAGCACCTCGTCGTGTTCGTCCACGGCTTGTTCGAGGACGAGCGGGCATGGGACTGCGAGGACGGCAGTTTCGGATGCCGGCTGGAACGCGACCTCGGGGTGACGTCACTGCACATCCGCTACAACTCCGGCCTGCGGATCAGCGAGAACGGGCGCTTGCTCAGCGACCTGCTGGACACCGTCGTCGGTGACTGGCAGGTGCCGATCGCGTCCATTGCCCTGGTCGGGCACTCGATGGGAGGCCTGGTCGCCCGCAGCGCCGCCCACCAGTCGCAGGACCGCGACTGGCGGCCGTTGCTGGCCACGGTCGTCACCCTCGGCACGCCGCATCTCGGCTCGCCGGTGGAGAAGTCCGTCCACGTCGGGGACTGGGTGCTGCGCAGTGTGCCGCAGACCCGCCCGCTGGGCCACTTCCTCACCCGTCGCAGTGTCGGTATCAAGGACCTGCGCTACGGCGCGCTGGTCACCCAGGACTGGGACGGGCACGACCCCGACGAGTTCCTGCGCGACCGGTGCACGCAGGTCCCACTGCTGGACGACGTGACCTACTACTGGGTGGCCGCCACGATCGCTCAGGACAGCAGTGGCCCCGCGGCCCGCATGTTCGGCGACGGGATGGTCCGCCAGGCCAGCGCCTCCGGCCGCGGCGAGGTTCGACGGATCCCCTTCGACATGGGGGTCACCGTCGGCGGGGTGAACCACCTCGCGGTCATGCGTGACGATGCGGTGTACTCCCATCTGGTGGAATGGCTGGACCCCGACGCCTTCGGCCGGCGTCTGGGCCGTTCGTCTGATCTGCGGCCAACCGCAGGCGGTGTACGGTGACCGCCATGCGCCGTCTGACCGTGGTTCTCATCGCCTCCGCCTTCGCCGTGCCCGTCATGGCTGCACCCGCTGCAGCGGCCGGTTTCCAGGACTGCAGCAACGTCAAGGCGGCCGCCGGCCAGCGGATGGTGCTGGCCACGAATGTTGAGGTGAAGGG
This genomic interval from Micrococcales bacterium contains the following:
- a CDS encoding 2-hydroxyacyl-CoA dehydratase, with protein sequence MTSTATVPSRLQTLERARGQGLRVLAALPYHYPRALIRAHGFHPMEVWAPAAGTDTGAVHFQAYACSIVTRGAAFLLDGGFRSVDAVLVPHGCDALQGLGSVLRDFVTDRPPVLTLYAPRTRRPVDADYLVAEYQRLGDSLVAAGGHEPSTQDWAAAFAMEDAADHAMRELYANRTALTDREFYAAVRTREYLLPEDFVELVAGLPRGEAARTGLPIVLSGIMADPPDLLDIVNDAGAYIATDDLSTGSRRILPATDGADPWRRLAQAYLEGPVDPTRADPIADRVRRVRDLVTNSGARGVLAIAPPFCEPEQFYLPALRKGLDVPLLYIEHEGGGDVDGQLVGRIEAFVETLEVAR
- a CDS encoding carbohydrate kinase, encoding MNVFLGIDLGTSGLKVSAVHEDGVVVAEAEAAYQVEHPLPGHAEIDPQAWTQALQQTLGQLSRIRFRSLAIAGQMHGLVLVDAEGAPCRPAVLWPDRRAETQLPAWRALSADQRTRLANPLTPGMAGPILGWIQQHEPVTLQAAQAMLQPKDYVRSGLAGGLVGERSDASATLLWDIPADAWAGDVVEELGLPGHLLPQVVPSHEVVGTADLPGEPAVVAGAGDTPAALLGSGGLAPGEVQVNLGSGAQILVGIDSPHPIADPVTHVYADAGEAWYGMVALQNGGLALNRVREWLQMPWDELFAAAGAVAPGAGGVSVVPYLSGERGGVASPTSRGAWLGLTDATTSADIARAAVEGMVFAIRQGIDLLGGAPRQIRVTGGGARNPLVPQMLADVTGAQVHVFPDRSASALGAAMLAAAGVGVVVPLVREEPVSFAPRREPALRAAYRRWHDRLAAADL
- a CDS encoding 2-hydroxyacyl-CoA dehydratase, with the protein product MKTPLPMPRIRSAIAYDLVGRNVLRVQRMRDERAMASHPPGPDSPMNPPPRTLANVKELMSANYLKARYAPGVHKVAWVTSGAPAEVLQALGYVLIYPENHAALCGARKMGAELCQAAEDEGYSKDLCSYVRTDLGSIATGNTPVGKLPPPDLLLCCTNICQTVKYWYEVLADHFGVPLVVVDTPFLYEQAHEHQVEYVRRQLEEELVPVAERVAGHDLTDQTLRRTTREAQAASRLWCEILDRSQHRPAPMTAFDGFLLMGPIVAMRGQPETTAYYRKVLAELDDRIAAGVGAIKDERHRVLWDNLPVWYRISRLSKSLAALGVNVVASNYTYAWAELADMFDPDDAMASAARTYLHPILNRSTAHKLAGMRRMIDDFDLDGVILHSDRSCKPYSLGQLDERDRIVSEAGVPAMLLEADHNDARVWADEQTAGRIEAFVEMMEAGL
- a CDS encoding alpha/beta fold hydrolase — encoded protein: MTKTVILHGDDLAYEFHAGTGIPLLLVHGVGSSTGTWADLIVRLRDAGRTVVAVDLLGHGESGHGNGDFSLGSNASRLRDLLDHLGIARVHLVGYSLGGGVAMQFQYQFPQRVESMTLVSSGGLGAEVSLGLRAASLPGSEVVFRMISSEHGLAWLRRATRGLVATGSMSTGMADKTVEKLQRLREDGRRKAFLATVRSVVGPQGQLVRATSRFGAVTDPSTVLIVWGDADATLPMSHGLQAHELLPGSGFVAVPGAGHHPHVDAPDLVGESILRHVLEVEGG
- a CDS encoding ACT domain-containing protein gives rise to the protein MPRIVLTVIGDDRAGLVAALSEVVSTHDGNWERSQLAELAGKFAGIVVVSVPDERVEALTAAVRALDGLLDVSAYPASGRADNRPEQLLTIDLLGNDRPGIVHEVSSVLHRHELSIEMMETHTREAPMAGGQLFEAHIVVKVPASAEPEALRADLERLATELLVDIALSPVE
- a CDS encoding sugar ABC transporter ATP-binding protein produces the protein MTETMTQQAVLSASHIRKSFGNVHALKDASLTMQPGEVTALIGDNGAGKSTLVRCICGIHLADAGTVEVQGQPVRFSNPEQARDAGIETVHQNLALVEDLTVWQNLFLTREKTRGIGPLQLMNRRAMATQATEMMSTLAINVPSVKSRVRRLSGGQRQAVAIARAAGWGSSIVIMDEPTAALGVQETARVEELIHDLKSRGISIMLISHNFDQVLRLSDAVTVMRSGRTVATRRAAATHGDELVGLVTGAVPADPEFQTP
- a CDS encoding 2-hydroxyglutaryl-CoA dehydratase — translated: MSEVDLVVESDVPIVALGIDAGSTTCKAVAVDADLRIVAWTLAAMSPHVENQTRDTVAAFRTDRGMGAEVPVFATGYGRKLVPAADRAITEITCHARGVFADTGMAGTLIDIGGQDSKVIRIGPTGSPIDFAMNDKCAAGTGRFLEHTAGRLGVELDDLGPTALSAPDAVRITSTCTVFAESEIISLVAHGETVDRILLGLHAGLVSRILAMARSVGLVPPLLLSGGVARNSAIVALLAEQSGLDVHMPSRPQLMGAYGAALLAAERAVTDPVAGPVPQVTTQECDACEEPAGRRGLFGAFRR
- a CDS encoding BtrH N-terminal domain-containing protein; translated protein: MPTAFPGFRSFETLHCVTGSMRHIYDFHGQPVSEDLLLGLGAGVGFVYWHMKGQTPFLGGRANVGRPGELGLVRTAGSRTGVSVEEFTTSSRGKAERALVGVLQSGTPVMIGVDMGFLPYFDFPEEYHFGGHVVVVCGWDADRQVLVADRDMNLHPVSLDEIAMARSSTYKPFPPRNVWWTWDFAEARPPTTDETRTAIREVVRGMLEPPIANLGVRGIATAAKRVREWPQALTPEQIQRACVEAFILIDSTGGTGGGMFRYMYGRFLAEAAGIMGDPGLAQIGSGFEPIGDAWQQVAEAFSAAGQTVDAADRLPDIADLLAGIEPLEREGWASLRVAVGP
- a CDS encoding sugar phosphate isomerase/epimerase, translated to MNPLGLHALVWTGQWTPESARYAIESTKRIGFDLIEIPILEPEHFDIGMTRQLLADNDLQAACSLGLSEDTDVSSPDPVIVARGRDRLAAAVDVAAGIGAGNLCGVLYSRLGKYPEPLSPAGRENVLASIAWLGERTAQAGLPTSLEVVNRYETNVVNTVADMVVLLDEAGVDLGVHLDTYHANIEENGFFEPVTAAGDRLGYVHIGESHRGYLGTGTIDFATFFTALKASGYSGPVTFESFSSAVVHPELSNLLAVWRNLWDDSEDLATHAYQFMADHLRS